A stretch of the Diprion similis isolate iyDipSimi1 chromosome 14, iyDipSimi1.1, whole genome shotgun sequence genome encodes the following:
- the LOC124414662 gene encoding uncharacterized protein LOC124414662 isoform X2 produces MHFQKTSYYVKNGKNFASLQISGKLILFAIRIICALLTFWQKIIFTQSEVNYAQIVDADEDNCVSKHPKFDDTGESENVDEECSSIRSVAIRNMPLDEINDVEGGNEIPAMTPPSHKYSTAESDEIPSMTPPSHRYSAAESDVRSNVSACGNLEDDTITGTGISCKADGQNSFFQEPRYVGDIKSPHLATPRRAKRAVTLAKITIARQKSKILSLQQTTRRL; encoded by the exons ATGC aTTTCCAAAAGACGTCGTACTAcgtgaaaaatggaaagaatttTGCCAGTCTGCAAATATCGGGGAAGCTAATTTTGTTTGCCATACGAATTATTTGTGCTCTTCTCACTTTCTGGCAGAAGATTATCTTCACCCAGTCGGAAGT AAATTATGCACAAATTGTCGATGCTGATGAAGATAATTGTGTCTCAAAGCATCCTAAATTCGATGACACAGGGGAATCGGAGAATGTAGATGAAGAATGTTCAAGTATAAGAAGTGTTGCAATACGAAATATGCCACTTGATGAAATTAATGATG TAGAAGGTGGTAATGAGATTCCTGCTATGACACCACCATCACATAAATATTCTACAGCAGAGAGTGATGAGATTCCTTCTATGACACCACCGTCACATAGGTATTCTGCTGCAGAGAGTGATGTACGATCAAACGTATCTGCATGTGGGAATCTTGAAGACGATACAATAACTGGTACAG GTATTTCTTGCAAGGCTGATGgtcaaaatagtttttttcaaGAACCACGTTATGTCGGGGATATTAAGTCACCTCATTTGGCTACGCCACGTAGAGCAAAACGGGCCGTCACATTAGCAAAAATCACAATTGCAAggcaaaaatcaaaaattttgagcttACAGCAGACCACAAGACGTTTATGA
- the LOC124414662 gene encoding uncharacterized protein LOC124414662 isoform X3: protein MTRKCILCGQTTATVSYHANYAQIVDADEDNCVSKHPKFDDTGESENVDEECSSIRSVAIRNMPLDEINDVEGGNEIPAMTPPSHKYSTAESDEIPSMTPPSHRYSAAESDVRSNVSACGNLEDDTITGTGISCKADGQNSFFQEPRYVGDIKSPHLATPRRAKRAVTLAKITIARQKSKILSLQQTTRRL from the exons ATGACACGTAAGTGCATTTTGTGCGGACAAACAACAGCAACAGTATCGTATCATGC AAATTATGCACAAATTGTCGATGCTGATGAAGATAATTGTGTCTCAAAGCATCCTAAATTCGATGACACAGGGGAATCGGAGAATGTAGATGAAGAATGTTCAAGTATAAGAAGTGTTGCAATACGAAATATGCCACTTGATGAAATTAATGATG TAGAAGGTGGTAATGAGATTCCTGCTATGACACCACCATCACATAAATATTCTACAGCAGAGAGTGATGAGATTCCTTCTATGACACCACCGTCACATAGGTATTCTGCTGCAGAGAGTGATGTACGATCAAACGTATCTGCATGTGGGAATCTTGAAGACGATACAATAACTGGTACAG GTATTTCTTGCAAGGCTGATGgtcaaaatagtttttttcaaGAACCACGTTATGTCGGGGATATTAAGTCACCTCATTTGGCTACGCCACGTAGAGCAAAACGGGCCGTCACATTAGCAAAAATCACAATTGCAAggcaaaaatcaaaaattttgagcttACAGCAGACCACAAGACGTTTATGA
- the LOC124414662 gene encoding uncharacterized protein LOC124414662 isoform X1: protein MTRKCILCGQTTATVSYHAFPKDVVLREKWKEFCQSANIGEANFVCHTNYLCSSHFLAEDYLHPVGSVRNKLKKHAVPSVHHPILGRRNYAQIVDADEDNCVSKHPKFDDTGESENVDEECSSIRSVAIRNMPLDEINDVEGGNEIPAMTPPSHKYSTAESDEIPSMTPPSHRYSAAESDVRSNVSACGNLEDDTITGTGISCKADGQNSFFQEPRYVGDIKSPHLATPRRAKRAVTLAKITIARQKSKILSLQQTTRRL, encoded by the exons ATGACACGTAAGTGCATTTTGTGCGGACAAACAACAGCAACAGTATCGTATCATGC aTTTCCAAAAGACGTCGTACTAcgtgaaaaatggaaagaatttTGCCAGTCTGCAAATATCGGGGAAGCTAATTTTGTTTGCCATACGAATTATTTGTGCTCTTCTCACTTTCTGGCAGAAGATTATCTTCACCCAGTCGGAAGTGtgagaaacaaattgaaaaagcaTGCTGTACCAAGCGTACATCATCCAATATTAGGAAGGAG AAATTATGCACAAATTGTCGATGCTGATGAAGATAATTGTGTCTCAAAGCATCCTAAATTCGATGACACAGGGGAATCGGAGAATGTAGATGAAGAATGTTCAAGTATAAGAAGTGTTGCAATACGAAATATGCCACTTGATGAAATTAATGATG TAGAAGGTGGTAATGAGATTCCTGCTATGACACCACCATCACATAAATATTCTACAGCAGAGAGTGATGAGATTCCTTCTATGACACCACCGTCACATAGGTATTCTGCTGCAGAGAGTGATGTACGATCAAACGTATCTGCATGTGGGAATCTTGAAGACGATACAATAACTGGTACAG GTATTTCTTGCAAGGCTGATGgtcaaaatagtttttttcaaGAACCACGTTATGTCGGGGATATTAAGTCACCTCATTTGGCTACGCCACGTAGAGCAAAACGGGCCGTCACATTAGCAAAAATCACAATTGCAAggcaaaaatcaaaaattttgagcttACAGCAGACCACAAGACGTTTATGA